The following are encoded together in the Novipirellula galeiformis genome:
- a CDS encoding sulfatase-like hydrolase/transferase yields the protein MFTHPITVFVLGTALWLVSVAAAAENSSAETPATKQPNIVFIFADDMSYNTIASLGNSEIETPNLDRLARRGTTFTHAYNMGSWSGAVCVASRTMLNSGRYIWNANAIYKTSEHERNAGRWWSELLKSAGYRTYMTGKWHCTASAEKAFDVARDIRPGMPKDSAAGYSRPAADGTDPWSPSDPKRGGYWQGGTHWSEVVANHAEDFLRDAAAQADPFFMYLAFNAPHDPRQSPQSYVDRYPSESIAVPANFLPLYPYADAIGCGKRLRDERLAPFPRSKHAVQVHRGEYYALITHMDEQIGRILKAVEASGKADNTWIFFTADHGLAVGQHGLFGKQNMYDHSLRVPFIAVGPGVKANAKIEQPIYLQDVMPTTLELAATEKPEYVEFHSLLPMLNGADSENAAIYGCYLDLQRSIRTEKYKLIVYPKAKVVRLYDVQADPDEKHDLAGDASMQATVDRLFAQLQGLQKSMNDELVLER from the coding sequence ATGTTCACTCACCCGATCACCGTTTTCGTTCTCGGCACGGCACTATGGTTGGTAAGCGTTGCCGCAGCCGCCGAGAATTCGAGTGCAGAGACGCCGGCGACGAAACAGCCGAACATCGTCTTCATCTTCGCCGATGACATGAGTTACAACACGATTGCCAGTCTAGGGAATTCGGAAATCGAGACGCCCAACCTCGACCGGTTGGCGCGGCGAGGGACGACGTTTACGCACGCCTACAACATGGGATCGTGGAGTGGTGCGGTGTGCGTGGCCAGCCGAACGATGCTGAATTCGGGACGTTACATTTGGAATGCGAACGCGATCTACAAAACGTCCGAACACGAACGGAACGCCGGTCGTTGGTGGAGCGAGTTGCTGAAGTCCGCGGGTTATCGAACCTACATGACCGGCAAATGGCACTGTACCGCCAGTGCGGAAAAGGCGTTTGACGTCGCTCGCGACATCCGCCCCGGCATGCCCAAAGATTCCGCAGCCGGATACAGCCGCCCCGCCGCTGATGGCACGGATCCCTGGTCACCGTCGGATCCGAAGCGAGGCGGCTATTGGCAAGGTGGCACTCATTGGAGTGAGGTGGTAGCTAACCATGCCGAAGACTTCCTGCGCGATGCCGCCGCTCAAGCCGATCCGTTCTTCATGTATTTGGCGTTCAACGCCCCGCACGATCCACGTCAATCGCCGCAATCGTACGTCGACCGTTATCCCAGCGAATCGATCGCAGTGCCAGCGAATTTCCTGCCCCTGTATCCGTACGCCGATGCGATCGGTTGTGGCAAAAGGTTGCGTGACGAGCGGCTCGCTCCATTCCCACGCAGCAAACACGCCGTCCAGGTGCATCGCGGCGAGTACTACGCATTGATCACCCACATGGACGAACAGATTGGCAGGATCTTGAAGGCGGTGGAGGCATCCGGCAAAGCTGATAACACTTGGATCTTCTTTACCGCCGATCATGGCTTGGCAGTGGGGCAGCATGGATTGTTCGGAAAACAAAATATGTACGACCATAGCCTCCGTGTGCCGTTCATCGCCGTGGGGCCTGGAGTGAAAGCGAACGCGAAAATTGAGCAACCGATTTACTTGCAAGACGTGATGCCAACGACGCTGGAGCTCGCCGCAACCGAGAAACCTGAATACGTTGAGTTCCATTCGTTGCTACCGATGCTCAATGGGGCGGACAGCGAGAATGCCGCAATTTACGGTTGCTACCTCGACCTGCAGCGGAGCATTCGCACCGAGAAGTATAAACTCATCGTCTATCCCAAAGCCAAGGTCGTGCGTCTATACGACGTGCAAGCGGATCCCGACGAGAAGCACGATTTAGCGGGCGACGCGTCAATGCAAGCGACCGTCGACAGGTTGTTTGCCCAACTACAAGGGTTGCAAAAATCGATGAACGACGAGCTTGTCTTGGAACGCTAA